The proteins below are encoded in one region of Streptomyces sp. NBC_00490:
- a CDS encoding NUDIX hydrolase — protein sequence MQWTKQNEQTVYENRWFSVNLADVELPDGRHLDHFLIRLRPVAVATVVNEANEVLLLWRHRFITDSWGWELAAGVVEDGEDIVCAAARELEEETGWRPGPLHHLMSVEPSNGLTDARHHIYWAEEGQYIGHPVDDFESDRREWVPLKLVPDMVARGEVPAANMAAALLLLHHLRLGQDAVP from the coding sequence GTGCAGTGGACGAAACAGAACGAACAAACTGTGTATGAAAACCGCTGGTTCAGCGTCAACCTCGCGGATGTCGAGCTGCCGGACGGTCGGCATCTCGATCACTTTTTGATACGGCTGCGGCCCGTCGCCGTGGCCACGGTGGTGAACGAGGCCAACGAGGTCCTCCTCCTGTGGCGCCACCGCTTCATCACCGACAGTTGGGGGTGGGAACTGGCCGCGGGCGTCGTCGAGGACGGCGAGGACATCGTGTGCGCGGCCGCCAGGGAACTCGAGGAAGAGACCGGCTGGCGACCGGGACCTCTGCACCACCTCATGAGCGTGGAACCGTCCAACGGACTCACCGACGCCCGGCACCACATCTACTGGGCCGAGGAGGGCCAGTACATCGGACACCCCGTGGACGACTTCGAGTCGGACCGCCGGGAATGGGTCCCCCTCAAGCTCGTCCCCGACATGGTCGCCCGCGGGGAGGTCCCGGCCGCCAACATGGCGGCCGCACTACTCCTGCTGCACCATCTCAGGCTCGGGCAGGACGCTGTGCCCTGA
- a CDS encoding transcriptional regulator, whose protein sequence is MQPNTLLDAILDEAGISHAGLAAHVNQAGRARGLALRYEHTAVARWLKGQRPRGQVPDLICEVLAARLHRTVNLDDIGLGVPGEPSAPHVTSLSGFVERATALWRSDEQQRPHILGAPAVTGTPAVMPVWEWENPPEDVDVSRGGRHRVTAGDLEMLRAARTHYEQMYRKAGGIATRTRIVGFLNAEAAPLLRGSYTDETGRQLHRATGGLVAVAGICAYDSDAHGLAQRYFHQALRLAKASGDRGLGAYVIALLVNQSLFMRENRQAVAFAEAALRAAGRHITPALASDLYAMQAKAYAHLGDGTSALSCIRRAEQAAERIRRGYEPDETGYVQPGLVNVQVAEALLSLGELVAAREHASLAVDNPAHDRGRVHRLAMLSTIELRQGNADKAVATAVQMAEQARGMESQRLRDRLRAVREHLVRSGCAGTSEAAELIDGALRVPL, encoded by the coding sequence ATGCAGCCCAACACTCTGCTCGACGCGATCCTGGACGAAGCGGGAATCTCGCACGCGGGGTTGGCCGCACACGTGAACCAGGCCGGACGTGCGCGCGGGCTCGCGCTCCGGTACGAACACACCGCCGTAGCGCGGTGGTTGAAGGGCCAGCGACCCCGCGGTCAGGTGCCCGACCTGATCTGCGAGGTGCTCGCCGCCCGGCTGCACCGCACCGTCAACCTCGACGACATCGGCCTCGGTGTCCCCGGTGAGCCCTCCGCCCCGCACGTCACCTCGCTGTCCGGGTTCGTGGAGCGGGCCACCGCGCTGTGGCGCTCCGACGAGCAGCAGCGGCCGCACATACTGGGCGCCCCCGCCGTCACCGGCACGCCCGCCGTCATGCCGGTGTGGGAGTGGGAGAACCCGCCCGAGGACGTCGATGTGTCGCGCGGAGGGCGGCACCGGGTCACCGCCGGCGACCTGGAGATGCTGCGCGCCGCCCGTACGCACTACGAGCAGATGTACCGCAAGGCCGGCGGCATCGCGACCCGCACCCGGATCGTCGGCTTCCTCAACGCCGAGGCCGCCCCGCTGCTGCGCGGCAGCTACACCGACGAGACGGGTCGTCAACTGCACCGGGCCACGGGCGGGTTGGTGGCCGTCGCCGGGATCTGTGCCTACGACTCCGACGCGCACGGTCTCGCCCAGCGGTACTTCCATCAGGCGCTGCGCCTGGCGAAGGCCAGCGGGGACAGGGGGCTCGGCGCCTATGTGATTGCGCTCCTCGTCAACCAGTCGCTGTTCATGCGGGAGAACCGGCAGGCCGTCGCCTTCGCGGAGGCCGCGCTGCGTGCAGCGGGCCGGCACATCACCCCCGCGCTCGCCTCCGACCTGTACGCGATGCAGGCGAAGGCGTACGCGCACCTCGGCGACGGCACGAGCGCGCTGTCCTGCATCCGGCGTGCCGAGCAGGCCGCCGAACGCATCCGGCGGGGATACGAACCCGACGAAACCGGCTATGTCCAGCCGGGGTTGGTCAATGTCCAGGTGGCGGAGGCGCTGCTCAGCCTCGGCGAGCTGGTGGCGGCGCGCGAGCATGCCTCCCTGGCCGTCGACAATCCGGCCCACGACCGGGGCCGGGTGCACCGGCTCGCGATGCTCAGCACGATCGAGCTGCGCCAGGGCAACGCCGACAAGGCGGTGGCCACCGCGGTGCAGATGGCCGAACAGGCCCGCGGGATGGAGTCCCAGCGTCTGCGCGACAGACTCCGCGCGGTACGCGAACACCTGGTCCGCAGCGGCTGTGCGGGCACCTCCGAAGCGGCCGAGCTCATCGACGGAGCTCTGCGCGTACCGCTGTAA
- a CDS encoding PP2C family protein-serine/threonine phosphatase — protein MIRIRGRLPRRVLSLGLPTAWGAVAVSYKLTCPLAQQTGFEARLATSAVFFVVGTGLILHVRHALLRELRQIRQVAGAAQSALLRPLPPRVEGLDIAAAQLSADRGASVGGDLYEVIATEYGVRVVMGDVRGHGLAALGTVAAVLGSFREAVHDEPELGGVLRRLERALGRHLRERARDDDPVAEEFVTVLLLEIGRDGDVCALNCGHPWPYLLSGARVAPLTRADPLPPLGPFPLPPELPPVHCGYFLPGETLVLHTDGAEDTRDAHGRFFSLPGALAKAADGAPQAVLGTVFAGLLRHAAGTPTDDIALLVLRNERCQGHAPGARGTARPATSQPQPTTHL, from the coding sequence ATGATCCGTATCAGGGGTCGGCTTCCCCGCAGGGTGCTCTCGCTGGGGTTACCCACCGCGTGGGGGGCCGTGGCGGTCTCGTACAAGCTGACCTGTCCGCTCGCCCAGCAGACCGGCTTCGAGGCACGCCTCGCGACCAGTGCCGTGTTCTTCGTCGTCGGCACCGGGCTGATCCTTCACGTCCGGCACGCGCTGCTGCGTGAACTCCGGCAGATCCGGCAGGTGGCCGGTGCCGCGCAGAGTGCCCTGCTGCGACCGCTGCCGCCGCGCGTCGAGGGGCTGGACATCGCCGCCGCCCAGCTCTCCGCGGACCGCGGTGCCTCTGTCGGCGGTGACCTGTACGAGGTGATCGCCACCGAGTACGGCGTACGGGTCGTCATGGGTGACGTCCGTGGGCATGGGCTCGCCGCTCTCGGCACCGTCGCCGCCGTCCTCGGCAGCTTCCGTGAGGCGGTCCATGACGAGCCCGAACTCGGCGGTGTGCTGCGCCGGTTGGAGCGCGCGCTGGGCAGACATCTGCGCGAGCGGGCCCGGGACGACGACCCGGTCGCCGAGGAGTTCGTCACCGTACTGCTTCTGGAGATCGGCCGGGACGGCGACGTATGCGCACTGAACTGCGGCCACCCGTGGCCGTACCTGCTGAGCGGCGCCCGGGTCGCCCCCCTGACCCGAGCGGACCCCCTCCCTCCACTCGGACCGTTCCCCCTCCCACCCGAACTGCCGCCCGTGCACTGCGGATACTTCCTCCCCGGCGAGACCCTGGTCCTCCACACGGACGGGGCGGAGGACACGAGAGACGCTCATGGCCGGTTCTTCTCCCTGCCCGGGGCTTTGGCGAAAGCTGCCGACGGTGCTCCTCAGGCGGTACTCGGTACGGTCTTCGCAGGCCTGTTGCGCCATGCGGCGGGAACCCCCACGGACGACATCGCCCTACTGGTACTGCGCAACGAGCGTTGCCAGGGGCATGCCCCAGGGGCGCGGGGAACTGCGCGACCAGCCACATCACAGCCGCAGCCGACAACGCACCTTTAG
- the pheT gene encoding phenylalanine--tRNA ligase subunit beta translates to MRVPLSWLREYVDLPATETGRDVQAKLISAGLEVETVEHLGADLKGPLVVGQVLTIEELEGFKKPIRFCTVNVGQANGTGEPQEIVCGARNFAVGDKVVVVLPGATLPGGFSISARKTYGKTSHGMICSGDELGMGDDGSHGIIVLPPETEVGKDAIELLELVDEVLDIAVTANRGDCLSIRGVARETAIAYGLPLRDPALLDVPGPNAYGYPVQVSEPLGCDRFTARTVSGLSPEARSPLWLQRRLQKVGMRPISLAVDITNYVMMELGQPLHAYDRKLVQGTIGVRRAGEGEEIVTLDGVKRKLHAEDLVITDERGPIGLAGVMGGANTEIADHEEAEGTTDVVIEAAHFDAVSIARTARRHKLSSEASRRFERGVDPAAAAAAAQRTVDLLVLLAGGTADAGVTEVAAPSAPHSIAVAADHPDKVAGVEYGRETVVRRLQQVGCDVYGQDELIVTVPSWRPDLTEVNDLAEEVIRLEGYENLPSTLPKPPSGRGLTHRQRLHRRVGRALAGAGYVEAPNYPFLGEQVFDQLLLEADDPARRVVKLTNPLNDEEPALRTSLLPGLLGALRRNDGRGSHDLALFETGLVFNPREEQRVAVSLPVDRRPTDEELASLNAALPAQPRHVAAVLAGAREQAGWWGKGRPADWADAVEAARAVAREAGAELVVRGGQYGPWHPGRCAELVVVAEGVEKVVGHAGELHPRVVKAFGLPARTSAMELDLDALEAVGDDTPRAPGISTFPVATQDVALVVDQFVPHAEVEDALREGAGPLLEAIRLFDVYENAEQLGDGKKSLAYALRFRAADRTLTVDEASAARDAAVALAGERTGAVLRG, encoded by the coding sequence ATGCGGGTCCCGCTTTCCTGGCTGCGGGAGTACGTCGACCTGCCGGCGACCGAAACCGGCCGTGACGTCCAGGCCAAGCTCATTTCGGCGGGCCTCGAGGTCGAGACCGTCGAGCACCTCGGTGCCGACCTCAAGGGCCCGCTGGTCGTCGGCCAGGTGCTGACGATCGAGGAGCTGGAGGGCTTCAAGAAGCCGATCCGCTTCTGCACGGTGAACGTCGGTCAGGCCAACGGCACCGGTGAGCCGCAGGAGATCGTCTGCGGCGCCCGCAACTTCGCCGTCGGCGACAAGGTCGTCGTGGTCCTCCCCGGCGCCACCCTGCCGGGCGGCTTCTCGATCTCCGCGCGCAAGACGTACGGCAAGACGTCCCACGGCATGATCTGCTCCGGCGACGAGCTGGGCATGGGCGACGACGGCAGCCACGGCATCATCGTGCTGCCGCCGGAGACCGAGGTCGGCAAGGACGCCATCGAGCTCCTCGAACTGGTCGACGAGGTCCTGGACATCGCCGTCACCGCCAACCGCGGCGACTGTCTGTCCATCCGCGGCGTCGCCCGCGAGACCGCCATCGCCTACGGTCTGCCGCTGCGCGACCCGGCGCTCCTGGACGTCCCGGGGCCCAACGCGTACGGCTACCCGGTGCAGGTCTCCGAGCCGCTCGGCTGCGACCGCTTCACGGCCCGTACGGTGAGCGGTCTCAGCCCCGAGGCCCGCTCCCCGCTCTGGCTCCAGCGCCGGCTCCAGAAGGTCGGCATGCGCCCGATCTCACTCGCCGTCGACATCACCAACTACGTGATGATGGAGCTCGGCCAGCCGCTGCACGCCTACGACCGCAAGCTGGTCCAGGGCACGATCGGCGTCCGCCGGGCCGGTGAGGGCGAGGAGATCGTCACCCTCGACGGCGTCAAGCGGAAGCTGCACGCCGAGGACCTGGTCATCACCGACGAGCGCGGCCCGATCGGCCTCGCGGGTGTCATGGGCGGCGCGAACACCGAGATCGCCGACCACGAGGAAGCCGAAGGCACGACCGACGTGGTCATCGAGGCCGCGCACTTCGACGCGGTCTCCATCGCCCGTACGGCCCGGCGCCACAAGCTCTCCTCCGAGGCGTCCCGGCGCTTCGAGCGCGGTGTCGACCCGGCGGCCGCCGCGGCCGCCGCCCAGCGCACCGTCGACCTCCTCGTGCTGCTCGCGGGCGGTACCGCCGACGCCGGCGTCACCGAGGTCGCCGCACCGTCGGCGCCGCACAGCATCGCCGTCGCGGCCGACCACCCCGACAAGGTCGCGGGTGTGGAGTACGGCCGAGAGACCGTCGTACGCCGTCTCCAGCAGGTCGGCTGCGACGTGTACGGGCAGGACGAGCTGATCGTCACCGTGCCGTCCTGGCGTCCCGACCTCACCGAGGTCAACGACCTGGCCGAAGAGGTCATCCGCCTGGAGGGCTACGAGAACCTGCCCTCCACGCTGCCCAAGCCCCCCTCGGGCCGCGGCCTCACCCACCGGCAGCGGCTGCACCGCCGCGTCGGCCGGGCGCTGGCCGGTGCCGGGTACGTCGAGGCGCCGAACTACCCCTTCCTCGGTGAGCAGGTCTTCGACCAGCTTCTGCTGGAGGCCGACGACCCGGCCCGCCGCGTCGTCAAGCTGACCAACCCGCTCAACGACGAGGAGCCCGCGCTGCGTACGTCGCTGCTGCCGGGTCTCCTCGGTGCGCTGCGGCGCAACGACGGACGGGGCTCGCACGACCTGGCCCTCTTCGAGACGGGTCTGGTCTTCAACCCGCGCGAGGAGCAGCGCGTCGCCGTTTCGCTGCCCGTCGACCGGCGTCCCACGGACGAGGAGCTCGCCTCGCTGAACGCCGCGCTGCCCGCGCAACCGCGGCACGTGGCGGCCGTTCTCGCGGGCGCCCGTGAGCAGGCCGGCTGGTGGGGCAAGGGCCGTCCGGCGGACTGGGCCGACGCGGTCGAGGCGGCCCGGGCCGTCGCCCGCGAGGCCGGTGCCGAACTGGTCGTCCGCGGTGGGCAGTACGGGCCGTGGCACCCGGGGCGGTGCGCCGAGCTCGTGGTCGTCGCCGAGGGCGTCGAGAAGGTCGTCGGGCACGCCGGCGAGCTGCACCCGCGGGTCGTGAAGGCGTTCGGGCTGCCCGCGCGCACCTCCGCGATGGAGCTGGACCTGGATGCGCTGGAGGCAGTCGGCGACGACACGCCCCGGGCGCCGGGCATCTCCACGTTCCCTGTCGCCACGCAGGATGTGGCACTGGTCGTGGACCAGTTCGTGCCGCATGCCGAGGTCGAGGACGCGCTGCGTGAGGGTGCGGGTCCGCTTCTCGAGGCGATCCGGTTGTTCGACGTGTACGAGAACGCGGAGCAGCTCGGGGACGGCAAGAAGTCGCTCGCGTACGCGCTGCGGTTCCGGGCGGCTGATCGCACCCTGACCGTGGATGAGGCTTCGGCTGCGAGGGATGCGGCTGTCGCCCTCGCGGGTGAGCGTACGGGAGCGGTCCTGCGCGGCTGA
- the pheS gene encoding phenylalanine--tRNA ligase subunit alpha — MSAPNKSYDPVEVEALKPEEIERMRDEALAAFAAADSLDALQEAKVAHTGGTSPLALANREIGALPPQAKAAAGKLVGQARGAVNKALAGRQTELEAERDARVLVEESVDVTLPYDRVPAGARHPLTTLSERIEDVFVAMGYEVAEGPQVEAEWFNFDALNIGPDHPARGEADTFFVQGPEGGTESGVVLRTHTSPVQIRSLLDRELPVYVICPGVVYRTDELDATHTPVFRQVELLAVDEGLTMADLKGTMDHMVQSLFGEGMKTRLRPNFFPFTEPSAEMDMVCYVCRGESVGNPDRPCRTCSSEGWIELGGCGMVNPKVLTACGVDPEKYSGFAFGFGIERMLMFRHNVEDMRDMVEGDVRFTRPFGMEI, encoded by the coding sequence ATGTCGGCACCGAACAAGTCGTACGACCCTGTAGAGGTCGAGGCGTTGAAGCCAGAAGAGATCGAGCGCATGCGGGACGAGGCGCTCGCCGCCTTCGCCGCCGCGGACTCCCTCGACGCGCTCCAGGAGGCCAAGGTCGCCCACACCGGCGGCACCTCGCCGCTGGCCCTCGCCAACCGCGAGATCGGCGCCCTGCCCCCGCAGGCCAAGGCCGCCGCCGGAAAGCTCGTCGGACAGGCCCGCGGCGCCGTGAACAAGGCGCTCGCAGGCCGTCAGACCGAGCTCGAGGCCGAGCGCGACGCGCGAGTCCTGGTCGAGGAGTCGGTGGACGTCACGCTGCCGTACGACCGTGTACCGGCCGGCGCCCGCCACCCGCTCACCACCCTGTCGGAGCGCATCGAGGACGTCTTCGTGGCCATGGGCTACGAGGTCGCCGAGGGCCCGCAGGTCGAGGCGGAGTGGTTCAACTTCGACGCCCTCAACATCGGCCCGGACCACCCGGCCCGCGGCGAGGCCGACACCTTCTTCGTGCAGGGCCCCGAGGGCGGCACCGAGTCCGGCGTCGTGCTGCGCACCCACACCTCGCCCGTGCAGATCCGCTCGCTGCTCGACCGCGAGCTGCCGGTGTACGTGATCTGCCCCGGTGTCGTCTACCGCACCGACGAGCTGGACGCCACGCACACCCCGGTCTTCCGCCAGGTCGAGCTGCTGGCCGTCGACGAGGGCCTCACCATGGCCGACCTCAAGGGCACCATGGACCACATGGTCCAGTCCCTGTTCGGCGAGGGCATGAAGACCCGGCTGCGGCCGAACTTCTTCCCCTTCACCGAGCCGTCCGCCGAGATGGACATGGTCTGCTACGTCTGCCGCGGCGAGTCCGTCGGCAACCCCGACCGCCCCTGCCGTACCTGCTCCAGCGAGGGCTGGATCGAACTCGGCGGCTGCGGCATGGTCAACCCCAAGGTGCTGACCGCCTGCGGTGTCGACCCCGAGAAGTACAGCGGGTTCGCCTTCGGGTTCGGCATCGAGCGGATGCTGATGTTCCGCCACAACGTCGAAGACATGCGAGACATGGTCGAGGGTGACGTCCGGTTCACTCGGCCGTTCGGGATGGAGATCTGA
- a CDS encoding sensor histidine kinase — translation MSVGTSSAPGARDMRHGSASGPGDLAGPGIDPDLLPDGLVVADEHGRVVCFNAAAQRITAVPAAEALGQRLDKALPLEDLEGRRWWQVTDPYEGLAIRRRQPERNLLLPGGHEVLVSAQYVRTEPLGPVHRVVVCLRDTEARRRTERSHAELIATVAHELRSPLTSVKGFTATLLAKWERFTDDQKRLMLETVDADADRVTRLIAELLDISRIDSGRLEVRRQPVDIGAAVGRHIQAYVAAGQTADRFLLRIEQPLPMLWADPDKIDQVLSNLLENAVRHGEGTVTIDVTPSASPREGEDVGTSVTVSDEGSGIPEESMNRVFTRFWRGSKRGGTGLGLYIVKGIVEAHGGTITVGRAPEGGAEFRFTLPVAAPAYLA, via the coding sequence ATGAGCGTCGGCACGAGCAGCGCACCGGGAGCACGGGACATGCGGCACGGGTCCGCGTCCGGCCCCGGTGACCTGGCCGGGCCCGGCATCGATCCCGACCTCCTGCCCGACGGACTGGTCGTCGCCGACGAGCACGGCCGGGTCGTCTGCTTCAACGCCGCCGCCCAGCGCATCACCGCCGTACCCGCCGCCGAGGCCCTCGGACAGCGGCTCGACAAGGCGCTGCCGTTAGAGGACCTGGAAGGCCGGCGCTGGTGGCAGGTGACGGACCCCTACGAGGGGCTCGCCATCCGGCGCCGCCAGCCCGAGCGGAATCTGCTCCTTCCCGGCGGACACGAGGTCCTCGTCTCCGCGCAGTACGTACGCACCGAGCCCCTCGGGCCCGTGCACCGCGTCGTCGTGTGCCTCCGCGACACCGAGGCCAGGCGCCGCACCGAGCGCAGTCACGCCGAACTGATCGCCACCGTCGCCCATGAACTGCGCTCACCGCTCACCTCCGTCAAGGGCTTCACCGCCACACTGCTCGCCAAGTGGGAACGGTTCACCGACGACCAGAAGCGGCTGATGCTGGAGACCGTCGACGCCGACGCCGACCGGGTCACCCGGCTCATCGCCGAGCTGCTCGACATCTCGCGCATCGACTCCGGACGCCTGGAGGTGCGGCGCCAGCCCGTCGACATCGGCGCCGCGGTGGGGCGGCACATCCAGGCCTACGTCGCCGCCGGGCAGACCGCCGACCGGTTCCTGCTGCGCATCGAGCAGCCGCTGCCCATGCTGTGGGCCGACCCCGACAAGATCGACCAGGTGCTCAGCAACCTGCTCGAAAATGCCGTGCGCCACGGCGAGGGAACGGTCACGATTGACGTCACGCCCTCGGCGTCGCCCCGGGAAGGGGAGGACGTCGGTACGTCGGTCACGGTGAGCGACGAGGGGTCCGGCATCCCGGAGGAGTCCATGAACCGCGTCTTCACCCGCTTCTGGCGGGGCAGCAAGCGCGGCGGCACGGGCCTCGGGCTGTACATCGTCAAGGGCATCGTCGAAGCCCACGGCGGCACCATCACCGTCGGCCGCGCCCCCGAGGGCGGCGCGGAGTTCCGATTTACGTTGCCCGTGGCGGCGCCGGCGTATCTCGCCTAG
- a CDS encoding TrmH family RNA methyltransferase, producing MHSATPELISPRSPRVSAARRLAKRNFRGKERLFLAEGPQAVREAAGHGLVELFATVEAAERYAEIIGEARAVGARVHLASEDVIADISTTVTPQGLVGVCRFLDTPFEEILAARPRLVAVLANVRDPGNAGTVLRCADAAGAEAVVLTDASVDLYNPKAVRASVGSLFHLPVAVGVPVEQAVQGLKDAGVRILAADGAGTDDLDDELDKGTMGGPTAWIFGNEAWGLPQETRALADAVVRVPIHGKAESLNLATAAAVCLYASARAQRASGGCRSVTES from the coding sequence ATGCACTCCGCAACCCCCGAGCTGATCTCCCCCCGTTCCCCCCGCGTCTCCGCCGCCCGGCGGCTCGCCAAGCGGAACTTCCGGGGCAAGGAGCGGCTGTTCCTGGCCGAGGGGCCGCAGGCCGTGCGGGAGGCCGCCGGGCACGGACTCGTGGAGTTGTTCGCCACCGTCGAGGCCGCCGAACGGTACGCGGAGATCATCGGGGAGGCCCGCGCCGTCGGAGCGCGGGTGCACCTCGCCTCCGAGGACGTCATCGCCGACATCTCCACCACCGTCACCCCGCAGGGGCTCGTCGGTGTGTGCCGGTTCCTCGACACCCCCTTCGAGGAGATCCTCGCCGCCCGCCCCCGGCTCGTCGCCGTGCTCGCGAACGTCCGCGACCCCGGGAACGCCGGGACCGTGCTGCGGTGCGCGGACGCCGCCGGGGCCGAGGCCGTCGTCCTGACCGACGCGTCCGTGGATCTCTACAACCCCAAGGCCGTACGGGCCTCCGTGGGCTCCCTCTTCCATCTCCCCGTCGCCGTCGGGGTCCCCGTGGAGCAGGCGGTCCAGGGGCTCAAGGACGCCGGTGTGCGGATCCTCGCCGCTGACGGGGCCGGGACCGACGACCTCGACGACGAGCTCGACAAGGGGACCATGGGCGGGCCGACCGCCTGGATCTTCGGGAACGAGGCGTGGGGGCTCCCGCAGGAGACCCGCGCGCTCGCGGACGCCGTCGTGCGCGTTCCGATCCACGGGAAGGCCGAGAGCCTGAACCTGGCGACCGCCGCCGCCGTATGTCTCTACGCGTCGGCCCGTGCACAGCGCGCCTCCGGAGGGTGCCGCTCCGTCACCGAGAGCTAG
- the rplT gene encoding 50S ribosomal protein L20 yields the protein MARVKRAVNAHKKRRAILEAASGYRGQRSRLYRKAKEQVTHSLVYNYNDRKKRKGDFRRLWIQRINAAARQNGMTYNRLIQGLNAANIEVDRKILAELAVNDATAFAALVEVAQKALPADVNAPKAA from the coding sequence GTGGCACGCGTCAAGCGGGCAGTCAACGCCCACAAGAAGCGCCGGGCGATCCTCGAGGCGGCCTCCGGCTACCGCGGTCAGCGTTCGCGCCTGTACCGCAAGGCCAAGGAGCAGGTCACCCACTCGCTGGTCTACAACTACAACGACCGCAAGAAGCGCAAGGGCGACTTCCGCCGTCTGTGGATCCAGCGCATCAACGCCGCTGCCCGCCAGAACGGCATGACGTACAACCGCCTCATCCAGGGTCTGAACGCCGCCAACATCGAGGTGGACCGCAAGATCCTGGCCGAGCTGGCCGTCAACGACGCCACCGCGTTCGCCGCGCTGGTCGAGGTCGCGCAGAAGGCCCTGCCGGCCGACGTCAACGCCCCCAAGGCGGCCTGA
- the rpmI gene encoding 50S ribosomal protein L35 translates to MPKNKSHSGASKRFKITGSGKVLRERAGKRHLLEHKSSRVTRRLTGTAEMAPGDAAKIKKLLGK, encoded by the coding sequence ATGCCGAAGAACAAGTCGCACAGCGGTGCCAGCAAGCGCTTCAAGATCACCGGCTCCGGCAAGGTGCTCCGCGAGCGTGCCGGCAAGCGCCACCTGCTCGAGCACAAGTCGTCCCGCGTGACGCGCCGCCTCACCGGCACCGCCGAGATGGCCCCGGGCGACGCCGCGAAGATCAAGAAGCTTCTCGGCAAGTGA
- a CDS encoding DUF1844 domain-containing protein encodes MSDTPPESPADFDEMTRDIAEVPAVEVIVTVAVNLMSAAAVKLGLTEEGDKYKDLDEARKLIHALAGLLDGSATEISSFHAAPLRDGLKSLQLAFREASVVPDEPGQGPGEKYTGPVYG; translated from the coding sequence ATGAGTGACACCCCTCCTGAGTCCCCCGCCGACTTCGACGAGATGACCCGCGACATCGCCGAGGTCCCCGCCGTCGAGGTGATCGTGACGGTCGCCGTGAACCTGATGAGCGCCGCCGCGGTGAAGCTCGGTCTGACCGAGGAGGGCGACAAGTACAAGGACCTCGACGAGGCCCGCAAGCTGATCCACGCCCTGGCCGGTCTGCTGGACGGCAGCGCGACCGAGATCAGCTCCTTCCACGCGGCCCCGCTGCGCGACGGTCTGAAGTCCCTCCAGCTGGCGTTCCGCGAGGCGTCGGTCGTCCCGGACGAGCCGGGCCAGGGCCCGGGCGAGAAGTACACGGGCCCGGTCTACGGCTGA
- a CDS encoding SseB family protein: MANKNIPDSGFSDDDGTADPGLSAALAAWAEDRTAVGPVLEALKGARLLVPVVAVLGEVEEDENGLRREKTSDMAVPTLKAGGRTALPAFTSTDALARWDPAARPVAVPLHQALQAAAHEKADTVVLDLAGPVPFELTGPALLALAEGRTTTDPLADPAVVAAVRAAVADVRAVERAYLGPGQGDGTLALVLDPVVPHDAGVHAVARRLAADETLRARLVRGLDLALLPAGATPPGEPLYVR; the protein is encoded by the coding sequence GTGGCGAACAAGAACATTCCCGACTCCGGCTTCTCCGACGACGACGGCACCGCCGACCCCGGGCTGAGCGCGGCGCTCGCCGCCTGGGCCGAGGACCGCACCGCCGTGGGACCCGTTCTGGAGGCGCTGAAGGGCGCCCGGCTGCTCGTCCCCGTCGTGGCCGTGCTCGGCGAGGTCGAGGAGGACGAGAACGGACTGCGCCGCGAGAAGACCAGCGACATGGCCGTCCCGACCCTGAAGGCCGGCGGCCGCACCGCGCTGCCCGCCTTCACGTCCACCGACGCGCTGGCGCGCTGGGACCCGGCGGCCCGCCCCGTCGCCGTACCCCTGCACCAGGCGCTCCAGGCCGCCGCGCACGAGAAGGCGGACACGGTCGTCCTGGACCTGGCCGGACCGGTGCCGTTCGAGCTGACCGGCCCGGCGCTGCTCGCCCTCGCCGAGGGGCGTACGACGACGGACCCGCTCGCCGACCCCGCGGTCGTGGCGGCGGTACGGGCCGCCGTTGCCGACGTACGCGCGGTGGAGCGGGCCTATCTCGGACCCGGCCAGGGGGACGGCACCCTCGCCCTGGTCCTCGACCCCGTCGTCCCGCACGACGCCGGTGTCCACGCGGTCGCCCGGCGGCTGGCCGCCGACGAAACGCTGAGGGCCCGCCTGGTGCGCGGCCTCGACCTGGCACTGCTGCCGGCCGGGGCGACGCCTCCGGGCGAGCCCTTGTACGTGCGGTAG